CACCGATTACGTCTATCCACGCACCACCAATAAAATCCTGCGCGCGTTCCTGCACTCTAAAGGCGTGCAGGACAAAGACATTGAAGAGGTCTACACGCCGTTTGGCTACAGCGACTACCAGACGATTGTCGCCAACATCAAGAAATTCTCCGCGGGCGGTAAAACGGCGGTCGTTTCCACCATTAACGGCGATTCCAACGTGCCGTTCTATAAAGAGCTGGCGAACCAGGGGCTGAAGGCGACCGACGTGCCGGTGGTGGCGTTCTCGGTGGGCGAAGAAGAACTGCGCGGGATTGACGCCAAACCGCTGGTGGGCAATCTGGCCGCGTGGAACTACTTCGAGTCGGTGGATAACCCGGAAAACAAGAAATTTGTCGCCGATTACCGCGCTTACGCCAAAGCGCACAAGCTGCCGAACGCCGATACCGTGGTGACCAACGATCCGATGGAGGCGACGTATGTCGGCATTCATATGTGGGCGCAGGCGGTAGAGAAGGCGGGCACGACGGATGTCGACAAAGTGCGCGCGGCGATGGCGGGGCAATCGTTCAAGGCACCGTCCGGCTTTACGCTGACGATGGATAACACCAATCACCATCTGCATAAACCGGTGATGATTGGCGAGATCGAGGGCAACGGCCAGTTCAACGTGGTGTGGCAGACCGAAGCACCCGTGCGTGCGCAGCCGTGGAGCCCGTATATCGCCGGGAACGATAAGAAAGCCGATACGCCGGTGAAAACCGCCAGCAATTAAGGGGCGGTCACGGGCCAGGCAATTGTTCCGGTTAATGTGGCGGGTGCGCAAGCTTACCCGCCCTACACGGAATAAACGTGTTTTGTAGGGCGGGTAAGCTTGCGCACCCGCCATAAAAAACCTGTAACTGCCCACCCGCCATAACGGTTGCAAAGGAGATACCCATGACATTATTCCGCTGGCTGATGGTCGCCGCCTTGCTGGTGCCGTGGCTCGCCCGCGCCGGTGACGCCGATGATTTCGCGGCTGCGAGCCGAAGCACACAGGCTGCGCTGCTGCAAACCTGGGCGACCGCCCCGGACGCCGCGCGTCTGCCGCTGCTGGTCGCGCTTGGCCAGGAGAATCTGGTCGTTGATACGCAAAAGCATCCGTTCGCGCAGCGCCCGGAAGGGCTGACCGCGCTCGGGAACGCCGCCACGCCGGTGGGCGCGGTAAAACCGCTTCGGCTTACTAACCGCCTGCGCAATCTCGCCGCCGCAGCGCTGGCCACGCACCATCTGGTAAGTGACAACGTCACGCAGCGTCTTGATGCCGCCCGCACGCTTCAGCGCGACGGCGACACGCAAATGGCTCCCTTACTGACGCAGCGCCTGGCCGTCGAAAAAGACGACACCGTGCGTGAGGCGCTCGCCAGCGCGCTCGCCAGCCTGCAACTGGCAAGCCCGGATGCAACTGTGCGCCTGAATGCCGTCACGCGGCTTGGCGAATCCGGCGATCCGCAAACCCGCGCGCGGCTCCAGCCCTTTACCGACGCGGCCAGCGAGCCTGACGCCCGCGTGCGCGAAGCCGCGGCGGCAAGCGTTCGCGCGATTGACCATCGCCTGATGGTCGGCGATCTGCTCGGCCAGGCGTTTATGGGGCTGTCGCTCGGCTCGATTCTGCTGCTGGCCGCGCTTGGTCTTGCCATCACCTACGGCCTGCTCGGCGTTATCAATATGGCCCACGGTGAAATGCTGATGCTCGGCGCTTACACCACCTGGTGCGTGCAAAACGCGCTGGCGGAATTTGCGCCGCAGTGGCTGGCGTTCTATCCGCTGCTGGCGCTGCCGGTGGCGTTTCTGGTAACGGCCTGCGCGGGAATGGCGCTTGAGCGCACCATTATTCGCCACCTGTATGGCCGCCCGCTGGAGACGCTGCTCGCCACCTGGGGCATCAGCCTGATGCTTATTCAGCTGGTGCGCATGGCGTTTGGCGCGCAAAACGTCGAGGTGGCGAACCCGGCCTGGCTCTCCGGCGGCATTCAGGTGCTGCCGAACCTGATCCTGCCGTGGAACCGGCTGATGGTGATGGGTTTTGTGCTGCTGGTGCTGTTTTTCACCTGGCTTGTGCTGAATAAAACGCGGCTTGGCATGAACGTGCGGGCGGTAACGCAAAACCGCGCAATGGCCGCCTGCTGCGGCGTGCCGACCGGACGCGTCGATATGCTGGCCTTCGGGCTTGGCTCCGGTATCGCGGGCCTTGGCGGCGTGGCGCTCTCCCAGCTGGGCAATGTCGGGCCGGAACTCGGCCAGGGCTACATCATCGATTCCTTTTTAGTGGTGGTGCTGGGCGGCGTTGGCCAGCTGGCGGGCAGCGTGGCGGCGGCGTTCGGTCTAGGTATTTTCAATAAAATCCTCGAACCGCAGGTCGGCGCGGTGCTCGGCAAAATCGCCATCCTGGTGATGGTTATCCTGTTTATCCAGAAACGCCCGCAGGGGCTGTTCGCACTCAAAGGGAGGGCCGTGGAATGACGCAGCCGATTACCTTAACGCTGGTCCGAAAAGCGCCGCGCCTGAGCCTTATCGCAGGCGGGCTGGCGCTGGCGGCGCTCTTCGCGCTGCCGTTTCTCACGCTCTTACCCGCAAGCCATCCGCTCGCGGTCTCGACCTGGACGCTGACATTAATGGGCAAAATCCTCTGCTACGCGACTGTCGCCGTGGCGCTGGATCTGGTCTGGGGCTACGCCGGGCTTTTATCGCTCGGCCATGGGATTTTCTTCGCGCTCGGCGGCTACGCGATGGGCATGTACCTGATGCGCCAGGCGGCCGGCGACGGGCTGCCCGCGTTTATGTCGTTTCTCTCCTGGAGCGAGCTGCCGTGGTACTGGTGGGGCACGTCGAATTTTCTCTGGGCGCTGCTGCTGGTGGTGCTGGTGCCGGGGCTGCTGGCGCTGGTTTTCGGCTTTTTTGCCTTCCGTTCGAAAATCAAGGGCGTCTATTTTTCCATCATTACCCAGGCGCTGACGTTCGCCGGGATGCTGCTCTTTTTTCGCAATGAAACCGGCTTTGGCGGCAACAACGGCTTTACCGGCTTTACCACGCTGCTCGGGTTTTCGCTCACCGCGACCGGCACGCGCATCGCGCTTTTTATCGCTACGCTCGCTTTGCTGCTGGCCTGTCTTGCCGTCGGGCTGTGGCTCGCGCGCAGCAAATTTGGCCGGGTGCTGACGGCGGTGCGCGACGCTGAAAGCCGCCTGATGTTCTGCGGCTACGATCCGCGCGGCTTCAAGCTGCTGGTCTGGACGATTTCGGCCGTAATGTGCGGCCTTGCAGGCGCGCTCTATGTGCCGCAGGTGGGCATTATTAACCCTGGCGAAATGTCGCCGACCAACTCCATTGAAGCCGCGATCTGGGTGGCGCTCGGCGGGCGCGGCACGCTGGTAGGGCCGGTGTTCGGCGCGCTGCTGGTGAACGGAGCCAAAAGCCTCTTTACCGTGGTGATGCCGGAGTACTGGCAGCTCTTTTTAGGACTGATATTTATCCTGATCACCCTGTTTTTGCCGCGCGGCGTGGCGGGGCTTCTGCGCAGAGGAGAGAAATAATGCACCCCACGGATACGCTCTACACCCGGCAGTATGAGACCGACCGCTTTCGCGCCCAGACCGATCCGGTGCTGCAACTGGAGAAAATCAACGTCAGTTTTGACGGCTTCCAGGCGCTCACCGATCTGACGCTCTCCACCGGCGTCGGCGAACTGCGCTGCATTATCGGCCCCAACGGGGCGGGCAAAACCACGCTGATGGATGTGATCACCGGTAAAACCCGGCCTCAGAGCGGGCGTGCGATTTACGATCAGCGAACCGATCTGACGCGCCTTGAACCGGTGGAAATCGCCCGGCGCGGCATCGGGCGCAAGTTCCAGAAGCCGACAGTGTTTGAGGCGCTGACGGTGTTTGAAAATCTGGAACTAGCGCAAAAGGGCGATAAAACGGTGCGCGGGACGCTGCGCGCGCGGCTGAATGCCGAGCAGACCGACCGTATCGACGCGATGCTGGCGACGCTGCGGTTAGGGGCAGAGCGCCAGCGCCAGGCCGGCGCGCTCTCGCACGGCCAGAAGCAGTTTCTGGAGATCGGCATGCTGCTGATGCAGGAGCCGCACCTGTTGCTGCTCGACGAGCCCGCGGCGGGCATGACCGACGCGGAAACCGACTACGCCGCCGAGCTGTTTCGCGCGCTGGCGGGGAAACACTCCCTGATGGTGGTGGAGCACGATATGGGCTTCGTGGAGACCATCGCCGACAAAGTGACGGTGCTGCATCAGGGGCAGGTGCTGGCGGAAGGCTCGCTTGCAGAGGTACAGGCCAACGAACAGGTCATTGAGGTCTATCTCGGGCGTTAAGGAGCCGCGATGTTAAAAGTGGATGAACTGCATCAATACTATGGCGGCAGCCATATTCTTCGCGGCGTATCGCTTGAGGCGCGCCCCGGCGAAGTGACCTGTCTGCTCGGGCGCAACGGTGTGGGCAAAAGCACGCTGCTGAAATGCCTGATGGGGCTGATCCCGGCGAAAACCGGTTCCGTAACCTGGCAGGGCGACGTCATCACCCGTTATAAACCGCACCAGCGGGTGGCGGCAGGTATCGCGTATGTACCGCAGGGGCGCGAGATTTTCCCGCGGCTCACGGTGGAGGAAAACCTGCTGATGGGGCTGTCGCGCTTTCGCGGTGCCGACGCCCGCAGCGTGCCTGAGGAGATTTATACGCTCTTTCCGGTGCTGAAATCGATGCGCCAGCGGCGCGGCGGCGATCTCTCCGGCGGGCAACAGCAGCAGCTTGCCATCGGCCGGGCGCTCGCCAGCCGCCCGCAGTTACTGATCCTCGACGAGCCGACCGAGGGCATTCAGCCATCGGTCATCAAAGAGATTGGCGAGGTGATCCGGGCGCTGGCCGCCCGTGGCGATATGGCCATTTTGCTGGTAGAGCAGTTTTACGATTTCGCCGCCGGGCTTGCGGATAACTATCTGGTGATGTCCCGCGGCGCTATCGTACAGCGCGGCTCTGGCGCTGCGATGGAAGTCGACGGCGTGCGGGGGCTGGTGGCGATTTGATAGCGGTAAAAAGGCTGGCAGGAGGCTGGCTTTTTATTATCGACTTGATGAATTCTTATTTAACAGCGCTAAACGAGCGCGGGTTATCTGGCGGGCGGAAAGTTTATCTTTATCGTGATATTATCGCATGCGTATTATCAAAGGGATTTAACTGATGACCGCAACGGATAATGTTTAATGCAAAATATTGAGAAAGAAATCATCGAATTCATAGACCGGGATTATAACCCCAGAAAGTATTTTCTCTTTGGCCCCAAACGTCCCGTAACGCTCAACACCAGTATCAGAGACGACCTGAAACTTGTCTTCGAGGATAATGAAGAACTACTGCAAGCCTATTTTAGCCGCTGGCGTGTTGATCCGGGTAACTTTGAAATGCTCGATTATTTTCATCCCGGCTATTTAGGAAGCAAAGAGCCTGACCCGCATAAACCTCTCACCGTCGCAATGCTGGTGGAGAGCGCAAAGGCGGGGCGCTGGTTATATGAATAAATCTCGTTAAGCTTCTGATGAGTTTACTACATTTATCAACGAAACGGACTGAACGCATTCTGGCAGAAAAGGATAAAAGAGCATGGATAATGACTTCAGGCGTTTCTTTTGTGAGATAATTTTCCGGCCCTTAATGGTGCTCGTCTCCATGTCCTGCATATTCATATTACACGATGCGCTCTATTATTTTGTGTGGCGGGTATTTTATGGCGCTTATAGCGTTCGGGTGACAGTCTCGCTTAATTTAGCCTTGTGGTATGGCATATTTCCAGCATTCATCATGATGGCGTTATTACCGCTTCGCTTAATGAAAGAGCATTTGTTGCTGATACTTTTAATAACGGCGCTGCTCTTTGGCTTCGGTGGCTCAACACATCTCATACTCTGTATATTGTTAAGCTTTTACTGGCTACTCGGTTGTGGGCTGATGCTTTTTATGAAATATGTGGTCTATCGGCAGGTCGCCGTTTTACTAAAAATTTCTCCGCTATAAAACGTGCGGGCCAGGCGTTTACCGGCCCGCACTTGGCTCAGCCCGGCTGCATCACACCGACGACCTTCACGCGCATGCCTTTCACCATCATCAGATACGCCATAGCGGCGAAGACCATCAGTGACGCGAACAGCGACCATGACGGCAGCGTGGTCAGCACAAAGCCGCTGTACATCGGGTTAAACGCCGCGCCCAGCCAGCCGAGCGACTGGACTGAGAAATAACCGGCTTTCAGGCCCGGCGGGGCGATATTGTCGATCAGCATATATTCGCCCGGCGCGTAGATGATTTCACCAAGCGTAAAGACCGCGGCGGCCGCGCCCCACATCCAGAGGTTGGTGCCCGATATCAGGAAACCGCCGAGGCCGAGAATAAAGCAGACGGTGCCGAAGAGCATCAGGCGGCTTAAGTTCTCGGCGCGCAGTTTTCTGCCCACCAGATATTGCAGCGAAACCACAAGAACGGCGTTGACCGGCAGCACCACCGCGACAACCTGTTGCGCCAGCGCGCTGTCGGAAAAGGTTAAGACGTATTGCGAAATACAGACGGCAAAGGAGCCGGCCACCAGCGAGCCGAGAAACGCCGAGCCGGTAAACCACAGCAGACGCTGGTCGCGCCACAGCAGTGAGAGCGGCGGCGGGCCTGCGGGCGTATCCGCCTGCTCATGCGCCGGTGCCAGGCGCTCGACAAAAACGCTAATCACCATAAAGGTCATGCCGGACGTCACCGCCGAGAGCCAGAACGGCATATTGAGGCCATAGACCATCAGCAGCGTGCCGATGGGCGGGCCGACAGTCCAGCCGATATTCAGGAACGTATAGTTGAGCGAGAAAATACGCGCTTTGGCCGCCGCGCCCAGCGTGTCGGCGAAATAACTTTTCAGGACAGTAGAAAACACGGAGTACGCGCAGTTAATGATGGCGAAAAAGAGGATCACCAGCAGGGCGTTATGCATCAGCGGGATCGCCACAAAGCCCGCCACAAAGATGGCGATAGCGATGAGCATATAGCGCTTTTTATCGAAGCGGTCGGCGAATACGCTGAACGCCAGGCTGAAAAAAACGCCTGCGGTCATCGCGCTGGTTAGCGCGACGCCGATTTCATCAACCGACATCGCGAAGCGCTTCGCGAGATAAATCGCCATAAACGGCAGCGTGGCGCCGCGGCCGATGGTCAGCATTAACGATGAACCTAACAGCGCGACGGTGGAACGCGTTTTCTTTGATAACATTTTCTTATCTTTTTTATCAGGTGAGCGGGAGTGAGCGCCGGATTCAGGCCTCTTTTAAAGCAATAACATGCCATCCGGGCACTGTACACCCTGTGGGGTGTTCAGAAGTGCTTTACATTCCCCCCATAAATTAGTGATCTGTCTCTCACCGGAAGATTCCGGTATGGTGAAGTATTAACATAATTTTAATAAATAACAGGGGCAGGGGATGACGCGTAAAGACGGGCTGCTGGCGCTGCTGGTAGTGCTGGCCTGGGGGTTGAATTTCGTCGTAATCAAAGTCGGTTTACACGCCATGCCGCCGCTGCTGCTGGCGGGGCTGCGGTTTTTGCTGGTCGCCTTTCCCGCGCTGCTGTTTGTCGCCCGCCCGAAAGTGCCGTTTCGGCTGCTGCTTGGCTACGGGCTGACTATAAG
The genomic region above belongs to Cronobacter malonaticus LMG 23826 and contains:
- the urtA gene encoding urea ABC transporter substrate-binding protein, whose protein sequence is MHRRTLLKAFALSASVISMGFAFSAQAADTIKVGIMHSLSGTMAISETPLKDVALMTIDEINAKGGVLGKKLEPVVVDPASNWPLFAEKARQLLSKDKVAAVFGCWTSVSRKSVLPVFEELNGLLFYPVQYEGEEMSPNVFYTGAAPNQQAIPAVEYLMSEDGGGAKRFFLLGTDYVYPRTTNKILRAFLHSKGVQDKDIEEVYTPFGYSDYQTIVANIKKFSAGGKTAVVSTINGDSNVPFYKELANQGLKATDVPVVAFSVGEEELRGIDAKPLVGNLAAWNYFESVDNPENKKFVADYRAYAKAHKLPNADTVVTNDPMEATYVGIHMWAQAVEKAGTTDVDKVRAAMAGQSFKAPSGFTLTMDNTNHHLHKPVMIGEIEGNGQFNVVWQTEAPVRAQPWSPYIAGNDKKADTPVKTASN
- the urtB gene encoding urea ABC transporter permease subunit UrtB codes for the protein MTLFRWLMVAALLVPWLARAGDADDFAAASRSTQAALLQTWATAPDAARLPLLVALGQENLVVDTQKHPFAQRPEGLTALGNAATPVGAVKPLRLTNRLRNLAAAALATHHLVSDNVTQRLDAARTLQRDGDTQMAPLLTQRLAVEKDDTVREALASALASLQLASPDATVRLNAVTRLGESGDPQTRARLQPFTDAASEPDARVREAAAASVRAIDHRLMVGDLLGQAFMGLSLGSILLLAALGLAITYGLLGVINMAHGEMLMLGAYTTWCVQNALAEFAPQWLAFYPLLALPVAFLVTACAGMALERTIIRHLYGRPLETLLATWGISLMLIQLVRMAFGAQNVEVANPAWLSGGIQVLPNLILPWNRLMVMGFVLLVLFFTWLVLNKTRLGMNVRAVTQNRAMAACCGVPTGRVDMLAFGLGSGIAGLGGVALSQLGNVGPELGQGYIIDSFLVVVLGGVGQLAGSVAAAFGLGIFNKILEPQVGAVLGKIAILVMVILFIQKRPQGLFALKGRAVE
- the urtC gene encoding urea ABC transporter permease subunit UrtC, whose amino-acid sequence is MTQPITLTLVRKAPRLSLIAGGLALAALFALPFLTLLPASHPLAVSTWTLTLMGKILCYATVAVALDLVWGYAGLLSLGHGIFFALGGYAMGMYLMRQAAGDGLPAFMSFLSWSELPWYWWGTSNFLWALLLVVLVPGLLALVFGFFAFRSKIKGVYFSIITQALTFAGMLLFFRNETGFGGNNGFTGFTTLLGFSLTATGTRIALFIATLALLLACLAVGLWLARSKFGRVLTAVRDAESRLMFCGYDPRGFKLLVWTISAVMCGLAGALYVPQVGIINPGEMSPTNSIEAAIWVALGGRGTLVGPVFGALLVNGAKSLFTVVMPEYWQLFLGLIFILITLFLPRGVAGLLRRGEK
- the urtD gene encoding urea ABC transporter ATP-binding protein UrtD; translated protein: MHPTDTLYTRQYETDRFRAQTDPVLQLEKINVSFDGFQALTDLTLSTGVGELRCIIGPNGAGKTTLMDVITGKTRPQSGRAIYDQRTDLTRLEPVEIARRGIGRKFQKPTVFEALTVFENLELAQKGDKTVRGTLRARLNAEQTDRIDAMLATLRLGAERQRQAGALSHGQKQFLEIGMLLMQEPHLLLLDEPAAGMTDAETDYAAELFRALAGKHSLMVVEHDMGFVETIADKVTVLHQGQVLAEGSLAEVQANEQVIEVYLGR
- the urtE gene encoding urea ABC transporter ATP-binding subunit UrtE, which encodes MLKVDELHQYYGGSHILRGVSLEARPGEVTCLLGRNGVGKSTLLKCLMGLIPAKTGSVTWQGDVITRYKPHQRVAAGIAYVPQGREIFPRLTVEENLLMGLSRFRGADARSVPEEIYTLFPVLKSMRQRRGGDLSGGQQQQLAIGRALASRPQLLILDEPTEGIQPSVIKEIGEVIRALAARGDMAILLVEQFYDFAAGLADNYLVMSRGAIVQRGSGAAMEVDGVRGLVAI
- a CDS encoding DUF1493 family protein, translated to MQNIEKEIIEFIDRDYNPRKYFLFGPKRPVTLNTSIRDDLKLVFEDNEELLQAYFSRWRVDPGNFEMLDYFHPGYLGSKEPDPHKPLTVAMLVESAKAGRWLYE
- the ydeE gene encoding efflux MFS transporter YdeE; amino-acid sequence: MLSKKTRSTVALLGSSLMLTIGRGATLPFMAIYLAKRFAMSVDEIGVALTSAMTAGVFFSLAFSVFADRFDKKRYMLIAIAIFVAGFVAIPLMHNALLVILFFAIINCAYSVFSTVLKSYFADTLGAAAKARIFSLNYTFLNIGWTVGPPIGTLLMVYGLNMPFWLSAVTSGMTFMVISVFVERLAPAHEQADTPAGPPPLSLLWRDQRLLWFTGSAFLGSLVAGSFAVCISQYVLTFSDSALAQQVVAVVLPVNAVLVVSLQYLVGRKLRAENLSRLMLFGTVCFILGLGGFLISGTNLWMWGAAAAVFTLGEIIYAPGEYMLIDNIAPPGLKAGYFSVQSLGWLGAAFNPMYSGFVLTTLPSWSLFASLMVFAAMAYLMMVKGMRVKVVGVMQPG